The Pseudomonas sp. IAC-BECa141 genome contains the following window.
AGTCACGCTGGTCTTGCCGTTGGTGCCAGTGACGCCAATCAGATTCAGATGATGACTTGGCTCACCATAAAAACGCCCGGCGATGTCCGACAGCTGCGCAGCCAGGCCTTTGACCGGAATCAGCGGCACTTCGGTGATCGGCAGCACGGTGGCGCCTTCCACTTCATAAGCCACGGCAGCCGCGCCGCGCTGCAAGGCGTCGGCGATGTGCGCACGACCGTCGAACTTGCCGCCCGGCACCGCGAGGAACAGGTCACCCGCGCGCACGTTGCGACTGTCGAGCGCCAGTTCACGGATCAACAGATCGTGGCCGGCGTGGGGAAAAATCTTGTTCAGACTCAGAGACATCAGCCGCGCCCTCCATTGGCTTTCAGCGGAACGGCCGGGGTGGCGTTGGCCTGTTGTGTCGTCGGCAGGTTGTCCGGAGTGACGTTCATCAGGCGCAGGGTGCCCGACATCACGCGGCTGAACACCGGTGCCGAGACCAGACCACCGAAGTAACCGGCCTTGGTCGGTTCATCGATCACCACGACGATTGCATAACGTGGATCGCTCATCGGGCCGAAGCCGGCGAACAGCGAGCGGTAAGAGTTTTCGGCGTAGCCCTTGGTACCGACCGATGTCTTACGCGCGGTACCGGACTTGCCGCCCACGTGATAGGCCGGCACCTGCGCACGGAACACCCCGCGCGGGGCTTCGATCACTTGTTGCAGCATGCCTTGCATGGTTTTGGCGACGGCTTCCGGCAGCACCTGGGTGGTCTGCGGCGCCTTGTCGGTTTTGATCAGGGTCAGCGGTGCGAGACGACCGTTGTTGGCCAACGCCGAAAACGCGTGCACCAGTTGAATCGCGGTCACCGAAATACCGTAGCCGTACGACAGCGTTGCAGTCTCGGCCTTGCGCCACTCGCGGTAGTTCGGCAGGTTGCCGACACGCTCGCCCGGGAAGCCGAGGCCGGTGTCCTGGCCGAGGCCGACTTTCTGTGCGAGGCGGAAAATGGTTTCGCCGCCGATATCGAACGCGACCTTGCTCATGCCGACGTTACTGGAATTGATCAGAATACCGGTCAGGTCGAGTACCGGACCTTCGGTTTTCGATACGTCCTTGATCGTGTATTTACCGATCTGCAGGGAGCCCGGATACACCTCGACGGTGTCGCTCGGTTTCCAGCGGCCGGTTTCGATCGCGGCGCTCATCGAGATCGCTTTCATGGTCGAACCGGGTTCGAACACGTCGATCATTGCGCGGTTACGCATCATCGCCGGTTGCAGGTTGCGACGGTTGTTCGGGTTGTAGGTCGGCTGGTTGACCATGGCGAGGATCTCGCCGGTCTTCACGTCCATGATCACCAGACTGCCGGCCTTGGCGCCGTTCTCGATGATCGCGTTGCGCAGCTCGCGGTTGGCCAGATATTGCAGACGCAGGTCAATCGACAACGCCAAGGGCTTGCCGGCCTTGGCGTTTTTGGTGACCTGGACATCCTTGATCAGCCGTCCGCGCCGATCCTTGATGACTTGCCGCTTGCCGGGCACGCCGGCCAGCCATTCATCGTAGGCCAGCTCGACGCCTTCACGACCGTGGTCATCGATGTCGGTGAACCCGACCATGTGCGCCGTCACCTCACCGGCCGGGTAGAACCGGCGGAATTCTTCGATGCCGTAGACGCCCGGCACTTTCAGGTCGAGCACGGCCTGGCCCTTCTCAGGGGTCAACCCGCGCACCAGATAAATGAATTCTTTGTTGGCCTGTGCTTCAAGACGTTCGGCCAGTGCTTTAGGATCCTGCCCCAGCGCCGCAGCGAGTGCCGGCCACTTCTCTTTGGCCAGCTGCATTTCCTTGGCGTTGGCCCACAGGGTGGTCACCGGCGTACTGACGGCCAGCGGCTCGCCGTTACGGTCGGTGATCAGACCACGGTGCGCCGGAATCGGGATATGACGAACGCTGCGCGCATCACCCTGGCCTTTGAGGAAGTCGCGGTCGACCACTTGCAGGTCGATGATGCGCCAGCAGATCGCGGCCACCATCATACCCAGCAGACCGACCACCAGACGGAAGCGCCACGGGAAGAGTGCCCCTTCGAGCTTCATCATGGCGCCACCATCTTCACGTCAGCTGCGCCGGGGATGTGCATCTTCAGTTGTTCGGTAGCCAGCACTTCGATCCGGCTATGGGCGGTCCAGGTGCTTTGTTCCAGAATCAGGCGCCCCCACTCGGCCTGCGCCTTGTCGCGCACGCTCAGCTCGTTGTAAAGGGTGTTGAGCAATTGCCGGTTCCAGTGGGCGCTGTAAGACACGCCGATGGCCGACACCAGCACGCCGATGAACAACAGCAGCATCAAAAAGCTGCCGCCGGGCAATGGCTTGGCGAAAAGCTTGCTCACCGCAATTTCTCCGCGACGCGCATGACGGCGCTACGGGAACGTGGGTTGGCTTTGAGTTCGGCGTCGGAGGCCGTCTGCGCTTTGCCATGGACTTTGATTTTCGGTTCGAACGCAACGTGGCGAACCGGCAGGTTGCGCGGCAAGTTGTCGGCTTCGCCTTTCACCAGCTTGCGCATGAACAGTTTGACGATACGGTCTTCCAGCGAGTGGAAGCTGATTACGACCAGACGACCGCCCACTTCCAGGCATTCGATCGCGGCTTCGAGGCCCGCTTCCAGATCGCCCAGTTCGTTGTTGACGTGAATGCGCAGGCCCTGGAAAGCGCGGGTTGCCGGGTTCTTGCCCTTTTCCCACGCCGGGTTGGCGACTTTCAGGACTTCAGCCAGATCGGCGGTGCGCTCGAACGGCGTGATGTCACGACGCTCGGCCACGGCACGGGCCATGCGACCGGAGAAACGTTCTTCGCCGTATTCTTTGAAGACACGGGCGATTTCTTCCACCGGCGCGGTGTTGACGAACTCGGCGGCGCTGATGCCACGGGACGGATCCATGCGCATGTCCAGCGGGCCGTCGTTGAGGAAACTGAAGCCGCGCTCGGCATCATCGAGCTGAGGCGAAGACACGCCCAGATCCAACAGAATGCCGCTGACCTTGCCTGTAAGCCCCTGTTCGGCAACCACCGAGCCGAGCTCGGCAAAGCTGCGTTGCACAACGACAAAGCGGCCGTCTTCGGCCGCTAGCGTTTGCCCGGTGGCAATCGCTTGAGGATCCTTGTCGAATCCGATGAGCCGACCATCCGGCCCGAGCTTGCTCAGGATCAACCGGCTGTGCCCGCCGCGTCCGAACGTGCCGTCCAGATAGCAGCCATCAGGACGTACGGCGAGAGCCTCGACGGCTTCGTCAAGCAGTACGGTGATGTGGTTGAAGCCGCTATCAATAGTCACAGGATCAGATCACGCAGTTCGTCAGGCATGGCGCCCGGTTGTTGTATGGCAGCCAGGTCAGCGGCAGAAACCGCGTTCCAGGCATCTTCGTCCCACAGTTGGAACTTGTTCAGTTGGCCCACCAGCATTGCGCGCTTGTCGAGCTTCGCGTATTCGCGCAGACGCGGCGGCACCAGGAAACGACCACTGCCGTCGAGCTCGAGGTCAACGGCATTACCAATCAATAAACGTTGCAGACGACGGTTCTCTTCGCGAAGA
Protein-coding sequences here:
- the ftsL gene encoding cell division protein FtsL; protein product: MSKLFAKPLPGGSFLMLLLFIGVLVSAIGVSYSAHWNRQLLNTLYNELSVRDKAQAEWGRLILEQSTWTAHSRIEVLATEQLKMHIPGAADVKMVAP
- the rsmH gene encoding 16S rRNA (cytosine(1402)-N(4))-methyltransferase RsmH, with protein sequence MTIDSGFNHITVLLDEAVEALAVRPDGCYLDGTFGRGGHSRLILSKLGPDGRLIGFDKDPQAIATGQTLAAEDGRFVVVQRSFAELGSVVAEQGLTGKVSGILLDLGVSSPQLDDAERGFSFLNDGPLDMRMDPSRGISAAEFVNTAPVEEIARVFKEYGEERFSGRMARAVAERRDITPFERTADLAEVLKVANPAWEKGKNPATRAFQGLRIHVNNELGDLEAGLEAAIECLEVGGRLVVISFHSLEDRIVKLFMRKLVKGEADNLPRNLPVRHVAFEPKIKVHGKAQTASDAELKANPRSRSAVMRVAEKLR
- the mraZ gene encoding division/cell wall cluster transcriptional repressor MraZ encodes the protein MFRGANAISLDAKGRLAMPSRYRDELVSRSSGQLIVTIDAVDPCLCVYPLDEWEIIETKLRALPSLREENRRLQRLLIGNAVDLELDGSGRFLVPPRLREYAKLDKRAMLVGQLNKFQLWDEDAWNAVSAADLAAIQQPGAMPDELRDLIL
- a CDS encoding peptidoglycan D,D-transpeptidase FtsI family protein, with the protein product MKLEGALFPWRFRLVVGLLGMMVAAICWRIIDLQVVDRDFLKGQGDARSVRHIPIPAHRGLITDRNGEPLAVSTPVTTLWANAKEMQLAKEKWPALAAALGQDPKALAERLEAQANKEFIYLVRGLTPEKGQAVLDLKVPGVYGIEEFRRFYPAGEVTAHMVGFTDIDDHGREGVELAYDEWLAGVPGKRQVIKDRRGRLIKDVQVTKNAKAGKPLALSIDLRLQYLANRELRNAIIENGAKAGSLVIMDVKTGEILAMVNQPTYNPNNRRNLQPAMMRNRAMIDVFEPGSTMKAISMSAAIETGRWKPSDTVEVYPGSLQIGKYTIKDVSKTEGPVLDLTGILINSSNVGMSKVAFDIGGETIFRLAQKVGLGQDTGLGFPGERVGNLPNYREWRKAETATLSYGYGISVTAIQLVHAFSALANNGRLAPLTLIKTDKAPQTTQVLPEAVAKTMQGMLQQVIEAPRGVFRAQVPAYHVGGKSGTARKTSVGTKGYAENSYRSLFAGFGPMSDPRYAIVVVIDEPTKAGYFGGLVSAPVFSRVMSGTLRLMNVTPDNLPTTQQANATPAVPLKANGGRG